The window CTTCATGTCCAGAGACAGTAAGATGCCCTCCCCCTCGATGTATTCGAATGAGACGTTCAGGATCCCCGGTAGCGATTTTTCCGGGTGCCCGTTCCGCCTGACATGGAGAATGTTCTTCTCGATGCCCTGCCACAATCTTTCCCGCAGGGCGGTCAAACGGTCCCATTGGACCAGCCTTTCGCCGGCGGCCAGTTCTGCGGCCGCCCCCAGACCGGCGATCCCGGCAACGTTCTCGGTGCCGGCCCGGCGGTTCTTTTCGTGTCCGCCCCCGTGGATCAGGGGATGCAGGCGGGTCCCCTTTTTGACATACAACGCTCCGACCCCCTTGGGGCCGTATATTTTGTGGGCCGATACCGACAGCAGATCCACCCCCAGGGTTTTCACGTCCGTCTCCAGTTTGCCGAAGGCCTGGACGGCATCGCTGTGAAACAATACCTTGTTCTCCCGGCAGATATTGGCCAGCTCCGGCAGGGGCTGGATGGTGCCGACCTCGTTGTTGGCCTGCATCACCGAAACCAGTATGGTCTTCTGGTTTATCGCCCGCCTCAGTTCTTCGGGGTCCACCAGGCCATATCGGTCCACCCCCAAAAAGGTGGTCCTGATGTTGAAATGTTTCTGCAGGTACTCAAAGGTGTGGAGCACCGCATGATGCTCTATTTTGGTGGTGATGATGTGATCGCCCTTGTCCCGGTTGGCAAATACCGCCCCCTTGATGGCCTGGTTGTCGGACTCGGTCCCGGAGCCGGTAAAAACCACCTCCGAAGGATCGCAAGCCAGCGCCGCCGCCACCTTTTCCCGGGAGGCCTCTATTGACTGGCGGACCTCCCGGCCCAGCGAATGAATGCTGGAGGGATTCCCGAACTTGGGGCCGTAAAAGGGAAGCATGGCCTGCAGGACCTCCTCCCGCACCGGCGTGGTGGCGCTGTGATCAAGATAGATATGTTCCATTTTCATTACCCTAAGTGAAACAGCTGTGTTGGGATTATTTTTTCTTAAGCCCCTCCACCACCCGGGCCCGCTTTCCTTCGATGGTCACCGGCTTGTCCTTCCGGTCGTCGATCTTGATGGAGGTGAACACCCGCGGGGCCCCGGTGGAAAGGCAGCGCTGATGCATGGCCTGGGCCACCGCCAGAATATCTTCCAACGGGCCCTCGATATTGGTGCCCATGGAGGTTATCTCCAGCTTCAGCCCGGTGCTTTTTGCCAGCTTGATGGTGTCCACCACAAAGCTGGAAACGCTGGGACTCCCGGTGCCCACTGGCACGACGGTGATCTCGGCAATGGCCATTTCCTGTCTCCTAAAAAACGTTGGATATTCCGGCGGCCGGCTTATTGAAGCCAGCCGCTGTATTTTATGGGCTGATAACGGCGCCGGGCGGATTTACTTTTTGGCTGGCGTCTTGCTGATGCCGCCGGCTACAGCCTTGATGGCTTTCTTCCTCTGGGAACGGCGGACCCGTTTTTTCTTGAAATCCTGGCTTTTCATTTTCTGTTTATTCTTGCTCCTGGCCATGTTCGCTCCTGTAGCTAATTGTTATAGTTATCGGTTTACCGGTATTAATATACAACTATGGTTGCCCTGTTGTCAAGAAGGTATTTCCTGGATCTCATTTATAAATCCTGAAAGACTTGGCCGCATTTTTTACCCTCTCTTTGGAAAATAGTCGATTTCTGATCTGCAACCTTTTGAGTTCGGCTTGGGAGTGTTTTTTAAATTATACCGTTCATAATAAAATTACTAAAAGCCAGCCCTGTCAATACAATACTTAGGCCGGCGTTGTGCCCCTGAACTTTGCAAAACCACTGCCAATCATTCAGTTCCCGCCGGCCTTGGCCTTCACGATCTCCTCCAGGACCGAGGGCATTACCTGGCCGCCCTTCCCTAAAAAGACCTGGTCGAAAATGCCGCTCAATTCTGTCCTCTCCAGGTTCACTTCGATCAAAAAGGCCCCGTTGTTCTTAGCCATCAGGCCCAGGGAGGCCGCCGGCTGGACCACTGAGGAGGTGCCCACCGAAAAGAACAGATCCGCCACCCCCGCCATCTGCCAGGCTTTTTTCAGGACCGCCTCCGGTAGCATCTCGCCGAACCAGACCACATCCGGACGGATGCGCCCGCCGCACTTGCAGCGGGGCGGGATCTCGTCGGAGGCCGGCAGGGTTTCTATCATGATGCCGCAACGGGAGCATTTGTTGCGGTTGAGATTACCGTGCAGCTCCACCATCTTGGCGCTGCCAGCCCTTTGGTGCAGCCCGTCAATGTTCTGGGTGACCAGCAGGAAATGCTTGAAATATTTCTCCATCTCCGCGATGGCCAAGTGCCCGGGGTTGGGCTGGACCAATGGGAGCTTCTCCCGGCGCCACTGGTACCACTCCCATACTTTTTTAGGGTCGCAGGCGAAGGCCTCCGGGGTGGCCAGCTTCATGGGATCGAAATCGTCCCACAGGCCCTGCATGCCCCGGAAGGTCTGCAGGCCGCTCTCGGCCGAGACCCCGGCCCCGGTCAGGACCAGACAGCTTTGGGCGCTTCTTATTGCTTCGATGAGATCGGATGAAAATACCATAGACATATATTAGCACAGCGTTGCGGATAAATGCAATTGGTTCTGCAATTAAGAAAAAGCTGGAGCTATGCTCCAGCTTTTTACTAGATAAGAGGTCTTACTGCTTACTTTATGACTACCATTTTCTTGGTAGCCCTGAAATCACCTGCCTCCAATCTATAGAAATATACCCCGTTTGCCGCTAACTTCCCGGTATTATCTTTGCAATCCCAGGTTACATTATAATAACCCATCGGTTGTTCCTGGGAAACCAATGTTTTCACTACTTGGCCTAGGGTATTGTAGATTTTAAGACTTACTTTCTCCAGCTGGGGCAATTGATACTTTATTGCTGTCTTCCCGGTGTTGGGATTTGGGTAATTTTGCATTAATTCGTAGCTGTAAATATTAACAGACTTGCTGCTGCTTTCGGCAATATTTTCTGAAGACTTGCTGTCACAATCCCTGTCAAACTCATACAAGGCAATCACCGAACAAACCGCATATTCACCAATAGTTTTGGTTATTGTTACCTCTATCTGCCCGTCTTTTAGGCAACTATTGGGAATCCAATGCTCTTCGGTAACCACTGTTTTAGGATCAATCTTGGATTTTGTATTAAAGGTTTTATCTACTGATAACGTTTGTTTTAATGTCTTGTCAAAGTTATGATAATATGTAACTTTAACCCTATACCGCTTATTTATATCTAAGTTCTGGAATTTATACTTAAGTTGTGTATTATGATAATCCACTGTATAATTCGGATGCGGGCCATAATATATGGTCCCACCTCTTTGTGTAGTATATACAAGGGATTCCTCAGAACCAAGATCAATATAAATTAATGGCACAGGGTCTATTGTCATAGGATATGTTTTAATTATTATTGAGGCCGTTGATTTAGTATTGTCTGGCATTTCTTCTGTCCAAAGTGTATATAGTTTATTTTGGGGCCAACTTTGTTTATACGCGACAGAAGGATACCGCGAAATGCCACCCTGCACCCCTGAAATATTTTGATATTGTGCATTTAATCCATTGTCATATTCAGAAAACCAAATCAAATCATAATCATCATCTTTTACATTTTTACTGTAAAGGTATTGTCCAGCTGCGGCCACCACCGGGAAATCAGCGTTTTGTCCATCGGGGTAAGAAATTACCTGTTTGTCGGACCAATCGTTTATCCCCTTGGTCTTCTTGACCACCTGATATACATCCGGGGCAATCTCCTCCTGCCAAACAACTGTGGTTTTATCGCCATAGGTGTCAACTATGGGGTGAATGCCGTTATCGCTCATCTCGAAAAATTCGCTGTTGTCCTTATAATAAACCTTGCCGGAATGGCTCCAGGCGGTCTTCAAGTTTCCGGCTTTATCCAAGGCCAGTGACGGCGATTTGAAAGCGTCGGCGCCGCCCTGATCAATGGGGATTGGAGCCAGGGTTGCAGAAGTTGAGGGGTTATAAGTAGATATCAACACTGAAGAACCGGAAGCCCCTTCGTCCACCCAGCCCAGGTATGAATTGTTGGTGTTTTGGTCCAGAACATATGAAAGATATGATATTTCGGAACCTTCGGGGCCAGTATAAATAAGTTGGGGGGCCTCGAATGCCCCGCTTACCATTTTAGAGCTATACAGTAAATTGCCGTTATTCCAGCAAATGGTGGGCAGGTTGCCGGTTGTTAATTCGATGGCCGGGTGCTTGCCCGAACCCACGGCAATCGGTGTAGTCCAAGTTTCGCCTTCGTCAATAGAAGTTGTATAATAAACATTATCGTTATTTGAAAAAACAACATGCAATTTCATGGAATAGTCAACAACAATCTTCTTTCCATTAGAAAAGGCAGTAGCATCAGGTGTATTTACTTCGGCAACAACTGGATCACCGGGGTTGGGCGGATATATCGTTTTTGTGTTCGAATCGAAATTTACCTCTTCACCCATGCTTATTACCGCTCTTAATTGATAGATAGTTTTCGTGTTGATGGTTTTATTTTGAGAAAAATAATTTTCTGTTCCTTCATATATTTTACCTAAACCCATTTGATATAACTCAAAGCGCAGAAAGTTTTTTGGTCTGCTGCCAAGAAGCCAATCCCAATTGAATCTCACTCTGGCGCCGTCATAAGTAACAGCCAGTGTAGGTCTTTTCTTATAAAAAGCAGAATATGTCTGTCCTATTGCAGAGGGACAGACCTTATGGTCCTGGTAATAATCATCAGACCAACCGCAAAAGTAGAGATACGTTTCATTGTAATAAATGAATGGTGCCGCACCGACCGAAAATACTCTCGATACGGGCACAAATGCATAAGGAGATTGATAAGATTGGCCGTCAATATTTACATTACCCAAGCTTGTAGTACTTCCCACATCTAATACCACATTCTGGACTCTGCTTTCTTGAACCGTTTGTGGAATATAATCCAAAAAAGTACTGCTGCCGATGTTTCCCAAATCGCTATATTGCGGGGTTTCGGGTCTGGACTCATGGTCTTTTTCATATATCCATGTCTCATAAATTGAAATTTTATTATCACCATTTAGATCAGCATTAACCGTTGGTGGATAAGCATAGCTTTCTCGTGTGGGTTCAAACAAGGCCTTACCGCGCTGGCTATTTAAATTGTGAAAACTCATTTCCTGGTGGTAATATGTTATCCCATTATATATTTCATTTTCCGGCAAAGGTGATCCATTTCTAGTTACATCATCAGCCTTCCATGAAGCTTCATCAAAGGAAGCTGCTGTGTGAATGACCGTTTTAGTATCCTTCAAATAGTCAATAAAACCACCACTATAACATTGACCAAACCAAAAAATCCTTTTTTGATTAGTAATAGAATTTATAGGTGGCGCAAAGTCTCTTGCATATATTATCCCATCATTTACATTAAAATGATGGCTATTCAGCGGCGGCTCTTCATCTATGCCGCCGTGGCTATTATTATAAACGAATAAAATATCTTCCGGTGTCATTGCGGGGACACCCTGGTCGCCGTTTCCATTTTTAAGCCACATTAACATATCGTATACATTTTGTTTATTTTCAGGATAGTCGGTTAAATTATATATTCCATGCCTTTCATAAGGGTTATACCTTATACCCGCATCTAGCCAGTCTCTGCCATTTGAATACAACACATATATGCCATCTACCGCTGCCCCTTTCTTTTTCTCCGGCCAGCCGTATTTTTCATAAAGCAGTTCCCACA is drawn from Candidatus Edwardsbacteria bacterium and contains these coding sequences:
- the nifS gene encoding cysteine desulfurase NifS, translated to MEHIYLDHSATTPVREEVLQAMLPFYGPKFGNPSSIHSLGREVRQSIEASREKVAAALACDPSEVVFTGSGTESDNQAIKGAVFANRDKGDHIITTKIEHHAVLHTFEYLQKHFNIRTTFLGVDRYGLVDPEELRRAINQKTILVSVMQANNEVGTIQPLPELANICRENKVLFHSDAVQAFGKLETDVKTLGVDLLSVSAHKIYGPKGVGALYVKKGTRLHPLIHGGGHEKNRRAGTENVAGIAGLGAAAELAAGERLVQWDRLTALRERLWQGIEKNILHVRRNGHPEKSLPGILNVSFEYIEGEGILLSLDMKGIAASSGSACTSGSLEPSHVLAAMGVPTEIAQGSLRFSIGRGNTEEQMDYTVGVLSQAVARLREMSPIAPRASCGINSKSC
- a CDS encoding MTH1187 family thiamine-binding protein → MAIAEITVVPVGTGSPSVSSFVVDTIKLAKSTGLKLEITSMGTNIEGPLEDILAVAQAMHQRCLSTGAPRVFTSIKIDDRKDKPVTIEGKRARVVEGLKKK
- a CDS encoding NAD-dependent deacylase, which translates into the protein MSMVFSSDLIEAIRSAQSCLVLTGAGVSAESGLQTFRGMQGLWDDFDPMKLATPEAFACDPKKVWEWYQWRREKLPLVQPNPGHLAIAEMEKYFKHFLLVTQNIDGLHQRAGSAKMVELHGNLNRNKCSRCGIMIETLPASDEIPPRCKCGGRIRPDVVWFGEMLPEAVLKKAWQMAGVADLFFSVGTSSVVQPAASLGLMAKNNGAFLIEVNLERTELSGIFDQVFLGKGGQVMPSVLEEIVKAKAGGN
- a CDS encoding T9SS type A sorting domain-containing protein, with the protein product MKKIAMPIILFALIQLSTVLLADNTAIVMSHGVTYKGMNIPEGWDPAVVAKDDITRDEFWNDTYLMWELLYEKYGWPEKKKGAAVDGIYVLYSNGRDWLDAGIRYNPYERHGIYNLTDYPENKQNVYDMLMWLKNGNGDQGVPAMTPEDILFVYNNSHGGIDEEPPLNSHHFNVNDGIIYARDFAPPINSITNQKRIFWFGQCYSGGFIDYLKDTKTVIHTAASFDEASWKADDVTRNGSPLPENEIYNGITYYHQEMSFHNLNSQRGKALFEPTRESYAYPPTVNADLNGDNKISIYETWIYEKDHESRPETPQYSDLGNIGSSTFLDYIPQTVQESRVQNVVLDVGSTTSLGNVNIDGQSYQSPYAFVPVSRVFSVGAAPFIYYNETYLYFCGWSDDYYQDHKVCPSAIGQTYSAFYKKRPTLAVTYDGARVRFNWDWLLGSRPKNFLRFELYQMGLGKIYEGTENYFSQNKTINTKTIYQLRAVISMGEEVNFDSNTKTIYPPNPGDPVVAEVNTPDATAFSNGKKIVVDYSMKLHVVFSNNDNVYYTTSIDEGETWTTPIAVGSGKHPAIELTTGNLPTICWNNGNLLYSSKMVSGAFEAPQLIYTGPEGSEISYLSYVLDQNTNNSYLGWVDEGASGSSVLISTYNPSTSATLAPIPIDQGGADAFKSPSLALDKAGNLKTAWSHSGKVYYKDNSEFFEMSDNGIHPIVDTYGDKTTVVWQEEIAPDVYQVVKKTKGINDWSDKQVISYPDGQNADFPVVAAAGQYLYSKNVKDDDYDLIWFSEYDNGLNAQYQNISGVQGGISRYPSVAYKQSWPQNKLYTLWTEEMPDNTKSTASIIIKTYPMTIDPVPLIYIDLGSEESLVYTTQRGGTIYYGPHPNYTVDYHNTQLKYKFQNLDINKRYRVKVTYYHNFDKTLKQTLSVDKTFNTKSKIDPKTVVTEEHWIPNSCLKDGQIEVTITKTIGEYAVCSVIALYEFDRDCDSKSSENIAESSSKSVNIYSYELMQNYPNPNTGKTAIKYQLPQLEKVSLKIYNTLGQVVKTLVSQEQPMGYYNVTWDCKDNTGKLAANGVYFYRLEAGDFRATKKMVVIK